A window of the Lolium perenne isolate Kyuss_39 chromosome 7, Kyuss_2.0, whole genome shotgun sequence genome harbors these coding sequences:
- the LOC127314776 gene encoding tubulin-folding cofactor B isoform X1 has translation MASKLQLPADDSVTLIVSHSNLTSFSSDVRVSQQTTVEALKEKLWKKTGTSVASMRLELRDETGSRVADLDRDAAPLAAYSPYDGYRLHIVDLDPSSVTSGGWLEDTSLVEKYTISDEAYDKLGTNFRKFKENMVSKNPVMDDKQQSDNQMEELCANIKVGDRCEVEPGAKRGTVKFVGKAEALGRGFWVGVQYDEPLGKHDGMVKRVRFFECPQGHGAIVRPEKVKVGDFPERDPFEDEEEEI, from the exons ATGGCGTCGAAGCTGCAGCTGCCGGCGGACGACAGCGTCACGCTGATCGTCTCGCACTCCAACCTCACAAGCTTCTCCTCCGACGTCCGCGTCTCCCAGCAG ACCACCGTCGAGGCGCTCAAGGAGAAGCTCTGGAAGAAGACCGGCACCTCCGTGGCCTCCATGCGCCTCGAGCTCCGCGACGAGACCGGCTCCAGGGTCGCCGACCTCGACCGCGACGCCGCGCCCCTCGCCGCATACTCGCCCTACGACGG GTACCGGCTGCACATCGTTGATCTCGATCCTTCGTCGGTGACCTCCGGTGGTTGGTTGGAAGACACTTCGCTCGTGGAGAAGTATACAATATCCGATGAAGCATATGACAAGCTCGGCA CAAACTTTCGAAAGTTCAAAGAAAATATGGTGTCGAAAAACCCTGTAATGGATGATAAACAA CAGTCAGACAATCAGATGGAGGAATTGTGTGCCAATATCAAG GTGGGAGACAGATGCGAGGTTGAGCCAGGCGCCAAGAGGGGTACCGTGAAATTCGTTGGCAAAGCTGAAGCTCTCGGTCGCGGATTCTGGGTCGGTGTGCAGTATGACGAGCCACTCGGAAAACACGATGGCAT GGTGAAACGTGTCCGGTTCTTTGAGTGTCCTCAAGGGCATGGGGCAATTGTGAGGCCAGAGAAAGTAAAG GTCGGCGACTTCCCGGAGAGAGACCCAttcgaagatgaagaagaggagatATAG
- the LOC127314776 gene encoding tubulin-folding cofactor B isoform X2, producing the protein MASKLQLPADDSVTLIVSHSNLTSFSSDVRVSQQTTVEALKEKLWKKTGTSVASMRLELRDETGSRVADLDRDAAPLAAYSPYDGYRLHIVDLDPSSVTSGGWLEDTSLVEKYTISDEAYDKLGTNFRKFKENMVSKNPVMDDKQSDNQMEELCANIKVGDRCEVEPGAKRGTVKFVGKAEALGRGFWVGVQYDEPLGKHDGMVKRVRFFECPQGHGAIVRPEKVKVGDFPERDPFEDEEEEI; encoded by the exons ATGGCGTCGAAGCTGCAGCTGCCGGCGGACGACAGCGTCACGCTGATCGTCTCGCACTCCAACCTCACAAGCTTCTCCTCCGACGTCCGCGTCTCCCAGCAG ACCACCGTCGAGGCGCTCAAGGAGAAGCTCTGGAAGAAGACCGGCACCTCCGTGGCCTCCATGCGCCTCGAGCTCCGCGACGAGACCGGCTCCAGGGTCGCCGACCTCGACCGCGACGCCGCGCCCCTCGCCGCATACTCGCCCTACGACGG GTACCGGCTGCACATCGTTGATCTCGATCCTTCGTCGGTGACCTCCGGTGGTTGGTTGGAAGACACTTCGCTCGTGGAGAAGTATACAATATCCGATGAAGCATATGACAAGCTCGGCA CAAACTTTCGAAAGTTCAAAGAAAATATGGTGTCGAAAAACCCTGTAATGGATGATAAACAA TCAGACAATCAGATGGAGGAATTGTGTGCCAATATCAAG GTGGGAGACAGATGCGAGGTTGAGCCAGGCGCCAAGAGGGGTACCGTGAAATTCGTTGGCAAAGCTGAAGCTCTCGGTCGCGGATTCTGGGTCGGTGTGCAGTATGACGAGCCACTCGGAAAACACGATGGCAT GGTGAAACGTGTCCGGTTCTTTGAGTGTCCTCAAGGGCATGGGGCAATTGTGAGGCCAGAGAAAGTAAAG GTCGGCGACTTCCCGGAGAGAGACCCAttcgaagatgaagaagaggagatATAG